A DNA window from Maribellus comscasis contains the following coding sequences:
- a CDS encoding glycoside hydrolase family 26 protein, translating into MKNIFLFALLISGVTSYAAKPVPADKKATKETIKLYQNLLKLQHERMMFGHQDDLAYGIGWIYEKDRSDVKDVCGDYPAVYGWELGHLELGDPYSLDSVHFDKIQEWIKTVYKRGGVNTISWHLRNPLTGGTSWDTSSKQVVKSILPGGEKHELFKAYLDKLADFLLGLKTDEGTLIPVLFRPFHEHTGSWFWWGKNLCSVEEYTSLWRFTVNYLQNKKNIHHVLYTYSTDRFSTTEEYLERYPGDDIVDILAFDLYDRGSDFPKTLQNCAEVVTSQAKTKGKIAAVSETGGPIAKNTEWWTKTILQTLRPFDLAYVLVWRNPWQPADHGAFSAYKGSPDSNDFIKFYNDPKTLFQKEITDIALYK; encoded by the coding sequence ATGAAAAATATATTCCTTTTCGCGCTCCTGATTTCCGGAGTAACAAGCTACGCCGCAAAGCCGGTTCCGGCAGATAAAAAAGCTACAAAAGAAACTATAAAACTGTATCAGAATTTATTAAAACTACAGCATGAAAGAATGATGTTTGGACATCAGGATGATCTGGCTTACGGTATAGGCTGGATATACGAAAAAGATCGTTCGGATGTGAAAGATGTTTGCGGCGATTACCCCGCGGTTTACGGATGGGAACTTGGACACTTGGAATTGGGAGATCCTTACAGTTTGGATTCTGTTCATTTCGACAAAATTCAGGAGTGGATAAAAACAGTTTATAAAAGGGGAGGGGTAAACACCATTAGCTGGCACCTGCGAAATCCGTTGACTGGCGGTACTTCCTGGGACACATCTTCAAAACAAGTTGTAAAATCGATACTACCAGGAGGAGAAAAACACGAACTTTTTAAAGCTTATCTGGATAAACTGGCTGATTTTCTGCTGGGATTAAAAACTGACGAAGGCACTTTAATTCCTGTACTTTTCCGGCCGTTTCACGAACACACAGGAAGCTGGTTTTGGTGGGGTAAAAATTTATGCTCGGTTGAGGAATATACTTCACTCTGGAGATTCACTGTAAACTATCTTCAGAATAAAAAAAATATTCATCATGTACTTTACACCTATTCCACTGATAGGTTTTCAACAACTGAGGAATATTTGGAGCGCTACCCCGGCGATGATATTGTTGACATCCTGGCCTTTGATTTATACGACCGTGGTTCCGATTTCCCGAAAACGTTACAAAACTGTGCAGAAGTGGTTACCAGTCAGGCAAAAACAAAAGGAAAGATTGCGGCAGTTAGCGAAACAGGAGGACCAATTGCCAAAAATACAGAATGGTGGACAAAAACAATCTTGCAAACGCTCCGCCCTTTCGATTTGGCGTATGTTTTGGTTTGGCGCAATCCGTGGCAACCTGCTGATCACGGCGCTTTTTCAGCGTACAAAGGAAGCCCCGACTCTAACGATTTTATCAAATTCTACAACGATCCAAAGACACTTTTTCAAAAAGAAATTACTGACATAGCACTTTATAAATAA
- a CDS encoding sugar-binding domain-containing protein, protein MRLAQIFLILTLVFALFSCSENPIETIDLSGEWQFQMDPDDRGERENWFEKDFSETVQLPGSMVENGKGYDVALKTKWTGSILQPDWFQDPNYAPYEDSLDIKFPFWLQPEKKYTGAAWYNKKITIPENWIERTVFLNLERVHWQSAIWINSKKVDKQNSLATPHIYNISSFLKTGENVISICIDNRTKDIDVGENSHSISDHTQSNWNGIVGNVSLQSKRKTYIENIEVYPDIHKKTATIKLNVFNASVENLSVKAFVSARLKNTGQNIEKKIFDFGIVPGQNILKMIFDLGEDAQLWDEFHPNVYELTVSLKNKQLLDKKTVDFGLREFGNNGRRFEINGRPVFLRGTLECAIFPKTGYPPTRIAPWEKVFTAVKNHGLNHVRFHSWCPPEAAFEAADKMGIYLQVECSSWANQSTQLGSGFPVDDFIWEESRHIVQEYGNHPSFVMMAYGNEPGGPRYSEFLSEFVNYWKGKDDRRVYTGASGWPALQENDFHVLPQPRIQGWGEELNSIINSQRPSTDFDWSDRLPDDGIPVVSHEIGQWCVYPNFKEIEKYSGVLKPKNFELFRESLNAHHMGELADSFLLASGKLQALCYKADIEAALRTPGFAGFQLLDLHDFPGQGTALVGILDPFWEEKGYISPEEYRRFCNTTVPLARLEKRIFTEGEILNATIEVAHFGEQAFENINPLWELKEKENTIAEGTLGGQKIPLGNTTQLGQVQVQFQKENRPRKLTLEVTIGDFVNSWGIWVYPENNSAQNESVKVVEKLDKTTVQYLKDGGKVLLSLGQGKTTPDMGGNIGVGFSSIFWNTAWTNNQKPHTLGILCNPEHPALELFPTEFYSSWQWQDAMSHADAIQLDSFPKDLKPIVRIVDNWVTNRRLALIFETKVGEGSLLISGADIVNNLENRPEARQLRISLLNYTKSDKFNPAIQLPEKQIKAILK, encoded by the coding sequence ATGAGACTAGCTCAAATTTTTCTGATTTTAACCCTTGTTTTCGCCTTGTTTTCATGTTCAGAGAATCCCATAGAAACCATCGACCTTTCCGGAGAGTGGCAATTTCAGATGGATCCTGATGATCGGGGTGAACGGGAAAACTGGTTTGAAAAGGATTTCTCAGAAACCGTTCAACTTCCGGGGTCAATGGTTGAAAACGGAAAAGGTTATGATGTCGCGCTGAAAACCAAATGGACCGGAAGCATTCTCCAACCTGATTGGTTTCAAGATCCAAATTATGCCCCTTACGAAGATTCGCTTGATATTAAATTTCCATTCTGGCTTCAACCCGAAAAAAAATATACCGGAGCAGCATGGTATAACAAAAAAATTACAATTCCTGAAAACTGGATTGAACGAACTGTATTTTTGAATCTGGAAAGGGTACACTGGCAATCGGCAATTTGGATAAACAGCAAAAAAGTTGATAAACAAAACAGCCTGGCCACACCTCATATTTATAACATCTCTTCATTTCTAAAAACGGGTGAAAATGTTATTTCCATTTGTATTGATAACCGGACAAAAGATATCGATGTTGGCGAAAATTCACACAGTATTTCCGATCACACACAATCGAACTGGAACGGTATTGTTGGAAACGTTTCGCTACAGTCAAAAAGAAAAACATACATTGAAAATATTGAAGTCTACCCGGACATTCATAAAAAAACGGCAACCATTAAACTTAATGTTTTTAATGCCTCTGTTGAAAATCTGTCGGTAAAAGCATTTGTTTCTGCCAGACTAAAAAATACCGGTCAAAACATAGAAAAGAAAATTTTTGATTTTGGAATTGTTCCGGGCCAAAACATTTTGAAAATGATCTTTGATTTGGGTGAAGATGCACAATTATGGGACGAATTCCATCCAAATGTTTACGAACTAACCGTTAGCTTAAAAAACAAACAATTGCTCGACAAAAAAACAGTTGATTTTGGTTTACGTGAATTTGGAAACAATGGTCGTCGTTTTGAGATCAATGGCCGCCCGGTATTTTTACGCGGCACACTGGAATGTGCTATTTTCCCAAAAACAGGCTATCCTCCTACCCGTATTGCCCCTTGGGAAAAAGTATTTACCGCTGTTAAAAATCACGGATTAAATCATGTTCGGTTTCACTCGTGGTGCCCGCCTGAAGCGGCTTTTGAAGCAGCCGACAAAATGGGTATTTACCTGCAGGTAGAGTGTTCATCATGGGCAAACCAAAGTACGCAACTGGGAAGCGGCTTTCCGGTTGATGATTTTATTTGGGAAGAAAGCAGACACATTGTTCAGGAATATGGTAACCACCCTTCGTTTGTTATGATGGCATACGGAAATGAACCGGGTGGGCCACGATACAGTGAATTCCTCTCCGAATTTGTAAATTACTGGAAGGGAAAAGACGATCGCAGGGTTTATACGGGAGCTTCGGGCTGGCCGGCTTTGCAGGAAAACGACTTTCATGTTTTGCCACAACCCCGAATCCAGGGATGGGGAGAAGAATTAAACAGCATCATCAATTCACAACGGCCCTCTACTGATTTTGACTGGTCGGATCGCTTACCCGATGATGGAATTCCGGTGGTTAGTCACGAAATTGGCCAGTGGTGTGTATATCCAAATTTTAAGGAAATTGAAAAGTATTCCGGCGTTCTGAAACCCAAAAACTTTGAATTGTTCCGCGAAAGCCTGAACGCACACCACATGGGTGAACTGGCCGACAGCTTTTTACTGGCATCAGGAAAATTACAGGCTCTTTGTTATAAAGCCGACATTGAAGCTGCCCTTCGAACTCCTGGTTTTGCAGGATTTCAGTTACTCGATTTGCACGACTTCCCCGGTCAGGGAACTGCTTTGGTTGGCATCCTTGACCCTTTTTGGGAAGAAAAAGGATATATTTCACCGGAAGAATACCGCCGCTTTTGTAATACAACAGTTCCACTGGCAAGACTTGAAAAACGTATTTTTACCGAAGGCGAAATCCTCAACGCAACAATCGAAGTTGCGCATTTTGGCGAACAAGCTTTTGAAAATATAAATCCTTTGTGGGAACTTAAAGAAAAAGAAAATACGATTGCTGAAGGAACATTGGGAGGACAAAAAATTCCGCTGGGAAATACAACGCAACTTGGTCAGGTACAGGTTCAGTTCCAAAAAGAAAACCGGCCAAGAAAATTAACCCTGGAAGTTACAATCGGCGATTTTGTAAATTCATGGGGCATTTGGGTTTATCCGGAAAATAATTCAGCACAAAACGAAAGCGTGAAAGTGGTAGAAAAGTTGGACAAAACAACTGTTCAATACCTCAAAGATGGAGGAAAAGTGTTGTTAAGCCTGGGACAAGGAAAAACAACCCCTGATATGGGAGGAAATATTGGTGTAGGTTTCTCAAGTATTTTTTGGAACACAGCCTGGACCAACAATCAAAAGCCGCACACACTTGGCATTCTTTGTAATCCCGAACACCCTGCATTGGAGCTGTTCCCTACAGAGTTTTATTCCAGCTGGCAGTGGCAGGACGCAATGAGCCATGCCGACGCAATTCAACTGGATTCCTTTCCAAAGGATTTAAAACCAATTGTTCGTATTGTCGACAATTGGGTAACCAATCGGAGACTTGCGCTTATTTTTGAAACAAAAGTAGGAGAGGGAAGCCTGCTAATTAGTGGCGCTGACATAGTGAATAATCTTGAAAACCGTCCTGAAGCGAGACAATTAAGAATAAGCTTGCTCAATTATACAAAGAGCGATAAATTCAATCCGGCAATTCAACTCCCTGAAAAACAAATTAAAGCAATACTAAAATGA